A stretch of the Nicotiana tabacum cultivar K326 chromosome 6, ASM71507v2, whole genome shotgun sequence genome encodes the following:
- the LOC142182112 gene encoding uncharacterized protein LOC142182112 produces MKTIGKPAVTIPKIRKEYTDDDRKAIENNFRAKNTLICGIGPDEYNKIFACQSAKEIWEALQTVYEGTTQVKQSKIDMHTTEYELFKMKDDESIQDMHTRFTSITNELTLWEKSFQGTNLSGKYLVYYLTYEIKKRKDLERREPKKEKNLVLKADNNDSSGKDADMVYLTKRFQKMVRRNGGLPKRGSSSRPKGYDLCHKCGKPGHFIKDCPLHKKDQHKHNTDKAVKRNPIPNRIFMRKDAIDNIVKQALAAWGDSSSESEGVDEQGDISMMAVESESTEYDSIFALMEKSDDDDDKVNFLDVQRNLKSYSQKKLISLANVLIDTNHNLINDKNVLTVGLREVEHERGNLVAVVVNLKETIETLKKEKDALTEKIANVHHERDDLLVVVVDLKETSEELKRERRHGNTQKGKEVASEAHLRLENELKSVKSSLCTKLERNRQFQEDLGRVKNLLSGPGPLMQSLICIRTIGETSRESGFKGKRLLTTLIASTLLFLITGFALSVGEVKRSSQRWYMDSGCSKHMNGSTNDFLSLKALQGGSPLQWQKKIHSKSRQNWEDTYSLN; encoded by the exons ATGAAGACCATTGGCAAACCAGCAGTGACAATTcccaagataaggaaggagtaCACCGATGATGACCGCAAAGCTATAGAGAATAACTTCCGAGCAAAAAATACCCTCATCTGTGGTATTGGACCAGACGAATACAACAAGATCTTCGCCTGCCAATCTGCCAAAGAGATCTGGGAAGCTCTCCAAACGGTATACGAAGGAACAACTCAAGTCAAGCAGTCAAAGATCGACATGCACACCactgagtatgaactcttcaagatgaaggatgatgagtccattCAGGACATGCACACTCGATTCACGTCCATCACCAATGAGCTTACTCTCTGGGAAAAATCATTCCAAGGAACAAACTTGTCAGGAAAATACTTAGTGTATTACCTG AcatatgaaataaagaaaaggaaggaCCTTGAAAGAAGAGAAccgaagaaggagaagaacctggtcctcaaggCTGACAATAATGACTCAAGTGGCAAGGATGCTGACATGGTGTATCTAACAAAAAGATTCCAGAAGATGGTGCGCAGAAATGGAGGCCTTCCAAAAAGGGGTAGCTCTAGCAGACCAAAAGGCTATGACTTGTGTCATAAATGTGGAAAGCCAggacatttcatcaaagattgtcCCTTGCACAAGAAGGATCAGCACAAGCACAACACTGACAAAGCAGTCAAGAGGAACCCAATTCCTAACAGAATATTCATGAGAAAAGACGCTATTGACAATAttgtgaaacaagctcttgctgcatggggagattCTTCAAGTGAATCTGAAGGAGTTGATGAACAAGGTGATATTTCTATGATGGCCGTTGAAAGTGAATCAACTGAGTATGACTCTATCTTTGCCCTGATGGAAAaatctgatgatgatgacgataaGGTAAACTTTCTGGacgttcaaagaaatttgaagtctTACTCTCAAAAGAAGCTTATATCCTTGGCAAATGTTCTAATTGATACAAATCACAATCTCATTAATGATAAAAATGTGCTAACTGTGGGACTAAGAGAAGTAGAACACGAGAGAGGTAATCTAGTGGCCGTAGTGGTCAATTTAAAAGAAACCATTGAGactttaaaaaaggaaaaagatgccTTAACTGAAAAAATTGCAAACGTACATCATGAGAGAGATGACTTGTTGGTCGTAGTTGTGGACCTAAAGGAAACCAGTGAGGAACTAAAAAGGGAAAGAAGGCATGGAAACactcaaaagggaaaggaagttgcaagtgaggcacaccTTAGGCTTGAAAATGAGCTAAAATCAGTAAAATCTAGTCTGTGTACAAAACTTGAGAGAAACAGACAATTTCAGGAAGATCTAGGCAGAGTTAAGAATCtcttaagtggacctggtcctctgatgcaATCACTGATATGTATAAGAACAATAGGGGAAACAAGCAGGGAATCAGGTTTCAAAGGGAAAAGACTTcttacaaccctcatagcaagtacgttACTGTTCCTGATAACTGGCTTTGCACTCAGTGTG GGAGAAGTGAAAAGAAGCAGCCAAAGatggtatatggatagtggcTGTTCTAAGCATATGAACGGAAGCACTAATGATTTTCTTTCActcaaagccctgcaaggagggagtccTTTGCAATGGCAAAAAAAGATACATTCCAAGAGTAGGCAGAATTGGGAAGACACTTACTCACTCAATTGA